A window of Citrus sinensis cultivar Valencia sweet orange chromosome 7, DVS_A1.0, whole genome shotgun sequence contains these coding sequences:
- the LOC102607289 gene encoding transcription factor MYB108-like: MRKGPWTVEEDFKLINYIVTHGEGRWNRLARCAGLKRTGKSCRLRWLNYLRPDVRLGKITLEEQLLILELHSRWGNRWSKLAQHLPGRTDNEIKNYWRTRVQKQAKQLKCDVNSKQFKDTVRYLWMPRLIERIQANKSSPVATTPELDSAAPAGTATPIATTAATAGSFTTAPIDGGTGQMVMQPLDCSSTTQPESESSSKSTTQSESGSN, from the exons ATGAGAAAAGGTCCATGGACTGTTGAAGAAGATTTTAAACTTATTAATTACATTGTTACTCATGGTGAAGGCCGATGGAACCGCCTTGCTCGCTGTGcag GCCTCAAAAGAACTGGAAAGAGCTGCAGATTAAGGTGGTTGAATTATTTACGACCCGATGTTCGACTTGGAAAGATCACTCTTGAAGAACAGCTTCTGATTCTAGAGCTTCATTCTCGATGGGGAAACAG GTGGTCGAAACTTGCTCAACACTTGCCGGGTAGAACTGATAATGAGATAAAGAATTATTGGAGGACCCGAGTTCAAAAGCAGGCAAAACAACTTAAATGTGACGTGAACAGCAAGCAATTCAAAGACACCGTGCGTTATTTATGGATGCCAAGATTGATTGAAAGAATTCAAGCCAACAAATCCTCCCCAGTCGCAACTACACCAGAATTGGACTCGGCGGCCCCGGCCGGAACGGCCACCCCAATCGCAACTACGGCAGCCACCGCCGGCAGCTTCACCACTGCCCCCATTGATGGGGGCACGGGGCAAATGGTCATGCAACCATTGGATTGTTCATCAACGACACAGCCTGAATCTGAATCAAGTTCCAAGTCAACGACACAGTCTGAATCAG GTTCCAACTAA